A part of Scleropages formosus chromosome 3, fSclFor1.1, whole genome shotgun sequence genomic DNA contains:
- the LOC108935090 gene encoding uncharacterized protein LOC108935090: MHYSRRVAAWLYRLNVSLVKKCGSFAELEMISFWLLCLKLLRATTGIKRGNGNELSEGCSHTQNQRQKEQEYFPGAVTIETSSLSEMATVNDNKMESMETEMTENEGSQGEEEKACIQTDIEDSIKTEDSVELSEDLSPDEDGITELKDLGNGDENFQGRSSKDSVFEKGQEQLYRTESMTSTISDSPSSTGSVCENMLAQKSQDMMDYEERKQPALTEEAEDTLISKIQDLEGTIEINTQENFTQQETEESVLEKCIREETSSDISNESCHNLEQDDLSDCVQVEIAIVSSDSESDDKWRAIFTSSVNKDEADGMFSDNIQETSSQEQPVPMVYDSEEGSVEHEKRPEAEIEDSTDDLMQNEPLPENEFSTQLPNLSKISEDEEETSSSLAKHKSYTINSARANTEKKIPSDYCVIQETKSENVSTEHVDFTVARKQWLKMEEETKQQVLQPTVKQGTCQGGHSLMYTPVRNIEKPKKDTELDSLGLREPSYTQYSPCSEDSGLGDSSYRSPYDDVETPIEREIRLAMEREESLRRERGLPSTTEGLSGRTRPATLLPCRSDKTEERQKMTEAQEDSCRSYRSPSTKTPSFPLASSPSSKSPSYHEMAANNVIILEPDSHSGGHRHCAQTPLTSPELRKFGEWPSETTNIIILETSNLVIRSASEFCLNTVYQDAQESTFLNNPFFKLRSRSTHSLVDQEIKLVKQREEELKQQRAQLYAKQKYDTVLVSPNLKDSLSFDKTDLPVRCKSSPSSPLKTARKMDRSTLSCDCKFTENFSGVRRKSTMAMRWEAGEFANHP, translated from the exons ATGCATTACTCGCGACGCGTTGCCGCCTGGTTGTACAGACTAAATGTAAGCTTGGTTAAAAAATGTGGGTCTTTTGCTGAGCTGGAGATGATTTCCTTTTGGCTTCTCTGTTTGAAACTGCTG AGAGCCACAACGGGTATAAAAAGAGGGAATGGAAATGAACTGAGTGAAGGCTGCAGCCACACTCAAAACCAGAGACAAAAAGAACAAGAATACTTCCCAGGAGCTGTTACCATAGAGACCAGCAGCCTTTCAGAAATGGCCACTGTAAATGACAACAAGATGGAATCTATGGAAACAGAGATGACAGAAAATGAAGGCTCACAAGGGGAGGAAGAAAAAGCTTGTATCCAAACAGATATCGAAGACTCCATAAAAACAGAAGACAGCGTAGAATTATCAGAAGATCTGTCTCCAGATGAAGACGGAATCACTGAGCTTAAAGATTTAGGAAATGGAGATGAAAACTTCCAAGGTAGGTCTAGTAAAGATTCAGTTTTTGAAAAAGGACAAGAGCAACTATATCGGACAGAGTCCATGACCTCAACTATTTCAGACTCCCCCTCAAGCACAGGAAGTGTATGTGAGAATATGTTAGCTCAAAAATCACAGGATATGATGGATTACGAGGAAAGGAAACAACCAGCACTCACAGAAGAAGCTGAAGACACCCTGATCTCAAAAATCCAAGACCTTGAGGGCACcatagaaataaatacacaagaaaATTTTACACAACAGGAAACAGAGGAGTCAGTCTTAGAAAAGTGTATCAGAGAGGAAACCTCGTCTGATATCTCCAACGAGTCTTGTCACAATCTCGAGCAAGATGACTTGAGTGATTGTGTTCAGGTTGAAATAGCCATAGTTTCATCAGACAGTGAGTCAGATGACAAGTGGAGGGCCATATTTACTTCCTCAGTAAATAAAGACGAAGCAGATGGTATGTTTTCAGACAACATCCAAGAGACCAGTTCGCAAGAACAACCTGTTCCAATGGTTTACGACTCAGAGGAAGGCTCTGTGGAACATGAAAAGAGACCTGAAGCTGAGATAGAAGACAGCACAGATGATCTGATGCAGAATGAGCCACTTCCAGAAAATGAATTTTCTACTCAGTTACCTAACTTGTCTAAAATAtctgaggatgaagaggaaaCTAGTTCAAGTCTGGCTAAACATAAATCATACACAATAAACTCTGCAAGGGCCAACACAGAAAAGAAGATACCCAGTGACTACTGTGTAATCCAAGAAACGAAGAGTGAAAATGTCAGTACTGAGCATGTAGACTTTACAGTGGCTCGCAAACAGTGGCTAAAGATGGAGGAAGAGACAAAACAGCAGGTGCTCCAACCAACAGTTAAGCAGGGCACCTGTCAGGGGGGCCACAGCCTCATGTACACTCCAGTGCGGAACATAGAGAAGCCTAAGAAAGACACAGAGCTTGACAGCTTGGGACTAAGGGAACCATCATACACTCAGTACAGTCCATGCTCAGAGGACTCAGGACTGGGAGACTCCAGCTACCGGTCACCTTATGATGATGTGGAGACCCCCATTGAGAGGGAAATCCGTTTAGCCATGGAGCGAGAAGAAAGCCTCCGACGTGAAAGAGGGCTCCCCAGCACCACAGAAGGTTTATCAGGCAGAACCAGACCAGCAACACTCCTCCCATGTAGGTCTGACAAAACTGAGGAGAGGCAAAAGATGACTGAAGCCCAGGAGGACAGTTGCAGATCGTACAGGTCTCCCAGCACAAAGACGCCATCCTTCCCTCTTGCCTCCTCGCCATCCTCAAAGAGTCCTTCATATCATGAGATGGCAGCCAACAATGTTATAATCCTTGAGCCAGATTCACACAGCGGTGGCCACAGACACTGTGCTCAGACTCCCCTGACTTCTCCAGAGTTGAGGAAGTTTGGAGAATGGCCCTCTGAAACTACCAACATAATCATACTGGAGACATCCAACCTGGTCATACGTAGTGCATCCGAATTCTGTCTCAACACCGTTTACCAAGATGCACAGGAGAGCACATTCCTGAACAATCCCTTCTTCAAGCTGCGCTCCAGGAGCACCCACTCCCTGGTAGACCAGGAGATCAAGTTAGTCAAGCaaagagaagaagagctcaAGCAGCAAAGGGCACAActttatgcaaaacaaaaatatgacacTGTCCTGGTGTCCCCAAACTTAAAGGACAGCCTAAGCTTCGATAAAACAG ATTTGCCAGTTAGGTGCAAATCCTCCCCATCATCACCACTGAAGACTGCTCGTAAGATGGACCGCTCCACACTGTCTTGTGACTGCAAG TTTACAGAGAACTTTTCTGGAGTGCGCCGCAAGAGCACCATGGCAATGCGCTGGGAGGCGGGGGAGTTTGCAAATCATCCATAA